DNA sequence from the Thermococcus gammatolerans EJ3 genome:
CTCATGATAAGCAGGCTCCGTGAGAGGAAGGATCCGCTGATAATAACCCGCATAAAGCTCAACGAACTCATCGAGGATCTTGAAGTTGTCCTGATCGAGTTCTTCATGCCCCTCTTCTTCATTTACGTCGGACTAATGTTCAACCCCCCTCTGAACCAGGTCAGTCTCTCACTGATAGGCGGCCTTTACCTCTCCGCCGTTCTGGGGAAGCTCCTCGGCTGCGGATTGGGGGCCAGATCGCTCGGCCTGAGCTGGAGTGATTCCCTGCTGATCGGAATTGGAATGGGCGGCAGGGGAAGCCTTGAGCTGGCGATACTGACCTTCGGCCTCGAGGCCGGGCTAATAGACCAGGGGCTCTTTGCAAGCGTCATAATAGTCTCGATGCTAACAGCTCTAACGACGCCGGTTTTCTTCAAGGCCTATCTCAAAAGGCAAAAGCTTAAATCATCATCCTGAGATCGGCCATCGGTGGGAGTATGTTTCCAGAGAGGGGCACAGACGAGGAGGAAGTGCTTGAGGAGCTACGGCGGAAGACGAGGGAGGATTTAACCTTCGACTCCGGGAAGATTCTCGGCTCCATGTGCACGTACCCACATCCGTTCGCCGTTAAAATCATTACGGAGTTTATAGACAGGAACCTCGGAGACCCGGGTTTACACATCGGGAGCAGGAAGGTTGAGGAAGAGGCCGTTGAGATGCTCTCAAACCTCCTCGGTCTTAAAAAGGGCTACGGCCACATAGTCTCGGGCGGAACCGAGGCAAACATTTTAGCGGTAAGGGCCTTCCGCAACCTGGCGGGGGTTGAAAAGCCCGAGCTTATCCTTCCGAAGAGCGCCCACTTCTCCTTCATCAAGGCCGGCGAAATGCTTGGAGTCAAGCTCATCTGGGCGGAGCTGAATGAAGATTATACCGTCAACGTTAGGGACGTTGAGGAGAAGATTACGGACAACACGATTGGAATCGTTGGAATAGCCGGAACAACGGGTCTGGGAGTTGTGGACGATATTCCCGCTCTGAGCGATTTAGCCCTCGATTACGGGCTCCCGCTCCACGTGGATGCGGCATTTGGAGGCTTCGTGATTCCCTTTGCGAAGGCCCTCGGCTACGACATCCCAGACTTCGATTTTCGCTTGAAGGGAGTGAAGAGCATAACCATAGACCCCCACAAGATGGGCATGGTGCCGATTCCAGCCGGCGGGATAATCTTCCGCGAGAGGAAGTACATCGACGCGATAAGCATTCTGGCCCCTTACTTAGCCGGAGGAAGAATATGGCAGGCCACCATAACAGGAACGAGGCCCGGGGCAAACGCTCTCGCGGTATGGGCGATGATCAAGCACCTCGGCTTCGAAGGCTACAAGGAAATTGTGAGAAAAGCTATGGAGCTGAGCCAGTGGTTCGCGGGGGAGCTGAAGAAGATACCGGGCGTTTACCTCATCCGAGAGCCGGTCTTGAATATTGTCTCCTTCGGCACTGAGAACCTTGAGCGGGTCGAGGAGGAGCTGAAGAGAAGGGGCTGGGGAATCAGCGCGCACAGGGGCTACATCAGGATCGTCATGATGCCCCACGTGAGGAGGGAGCACCTCGAGGAGTTCTTGAGGGATTTGGAGGAGATTGTGCGAGGTTAATAACGCAGTATTTATCGTGAATATTAAAAGGGTGAAATCAGTCCGTAACCCTTGATGTCCATGCTGGCTACCCCCTCGACTTCGGAATTTCCGCTATGTGCTTCTTGACCTTTTGTTGACACATTTGAGATTAAACTCACTGGAAGAAATGAGGCGGTCAGTCCGTCACTCCCTCGTCACGGCTCGGACAAGGCTGAACTCATCATCCCAGAAAAGGTTGAAGATGGGCCTTAAAAGGCTTGCTCAGCGATCACCTTTCCTTCCTCACCGTTCGGTTCGCCCATCACTCATCATCGCGGTTCTGGATTTGATAAAAAGAATTAAAAAGTTAAGCCTGCTGCTCTGCGAGCAGGCTCATGTCGACATCAACCGAATCCGCCAGGCAGTCATTTCCGGCAGAAGGCGAGAGCTCTAGGGTCATGTTAACGGTCAAGACTCCGTTCTGAGGCAGTTTTCCGGTGAAGATCTCTATCGGCGTGCCGTTGATCTCCGCGAGGGTTTTGCCAGCGGCGGAATCAACGCTCCATTCCTTGCTCCCATCAGAGACGACGAAGCTTTTAACGATCAGGTGTTTGCTGAGCTCCCCAACGTCCGGAGTGCTGTCCACGAGGCTTTCGGCCTTTGATAGCTTTCCGTCTTCTCTGTCGGTGACGTTGAATGTCAGTACGATCCTTGAGAGGGGGTAATCACCGCGGTTTTTAATGGCAAAGGTGACCGTCCTGCTCTCACCGGGCGCGAGGTTGCCGAAGGAGAACAGTTTATAGTCATCGTAGAACCTTTTGCCGTCCTTGCTTATGCCAATGTCGAAGTCGCCTGTGGAGATCTCGTTTCCGCTGGACTTCGCAACGTCGCTGAAGTAGGAAACGCCCAGGTGCATCCCGGCCAGGAACACCAACAGGGCCGCAACTCCAACTATTATGTAGCGTTTCATTGAAACCACCTAATGTAGTTCTCATGGGCCGATACGAGGATTGGTTTATAAAGCTTTTGATTTTTAATAGTAATACCTCAAGCAAGTCACCTCAAAACCTTAAGTTTTTAATAGGGATCAGGAAATAAACCCGGGAGCCATGACTGAAACCCTGAAGACGAGACTGATAAAAAACGCGGGCTGGCTGTTTGGGGCGGAGACGGAGGGGCTTTCATGGGTGAAGTCAATACCGCGCTTCAAAAAATTGCTCGGGGGGCGGGGATAACAATCACCGGTACTGCACTCTCGCTGGTTATGGGATTTGTTTCCAGGGCATTGATAGCGAGAGGAGTTAGTCTTTCAGACTACGGGCTCTTCAATCTAACGATCACAATCCTCACACTTACCCTCACCGTTGCCGCATTGGGGATCCCGAACGCAATGCCAAGACAGATCCCTTATTACCTCACCAAAAAGAGGGAGAAATTCCACGATCTTATCTCCACGGCTATGTCTATCGTCCTGATGAGCGGTCTTCTAACTGCAGGAATCCTGTTCATCTTTTCTGGGGTTATTTCAAAAGTATTTACTGACCCTGGGGTCTCGTGGACTTTAAAGATAATCGCCGCATCTGCCCCATTCACGCTCCTCACGTCTTACCTCATCAGCTCCACTCTAGGGCTTGGAAGAGTGAGGGAGAGATTCTACTACCAGCAGATCCTCAGACCGGGCTTATGGCTCGTTGGAGTCAGCATTCTGTACCTCGTCGGGTTTACACTAACTTCCCTGCTGTACCTGTGGGTTGTTTCAAGCGTGATCACGTTTTTTATCCTGTTTATCGACGTTAGGAGACTGGGGATAATCAAAATACAGCCCTCCATTAATCCGGAGGTTGCCAAGGAACTCATCCTCTTCTCAATTCCCCTCATGCTTTCGGGGATCCTGTGGACGTTCATGACGAAGATGGACACCCTGATGGTCGGGCATTACCTTCCCTCGAGTGAAGTCGGCCTATATAATGCAGCGGTACCCCTTGCAAATCTGTTATCCTTGGGATTAGCTGCCATAGAAACCCTCTACGTCCCTATGGCGACTCCCCTCTTCGCAAGGGGTAGCATGGAAGAACTCACGAGGCTTTACCAAGTCGTCACGAAGTGGATCCTGCTCGGCACTCTGCCGTTTTTTGCAGTTCTCTTCGTCTTTCCGGAGACGAGTTTATGGTTGGTGTTCGGCTCAAAATATTTAACCGCCTCCCTAACTCTCCAGATCCTCGCCATAGGGTTCATGTTTCACTCGGCACTCGGCCCTAACGGTCTAACGCTCACAGTGATAGGGAACACCGGCTTTTTAACTGTTTCAAATGTCCTCGCGGTGATAAGTGATTTTCTCCTCAACATACTCTTGATACCAAGGTGGGGAATAGAAGGGGCGGCGGTTGCCACCGCGACGGCGTATCTGGTTGCAAATATAGCTAAATCATGTAAACTTTACAGTGAAACAGGCATTCACCCGTTCAGTAGAGCATATACGAAGAGCCTCATACTCGGAGCTGGGTTGATAGCCCTTCTCAAGGTCCTGGTGGTCATGCTAAAAATGGACAATGTTTGGGGTATGGTAGTCCTTCTGGGGATTTCAGCAGGACTTTATGCCATCTTGCTGTTGGTGTTCAGGGTAATTGAAAAGGAAGACATCGATCTCATACTTGCAGTTGAGAGGAAGTTTGGGGTAAATCTAAAGTTGATACGCTTGATATTAGAAAGACTTGGCTATTCCAACTAGCTATTCGTTATGCTGACACTATTTATTTGTTGATAAACTTGGTAGCTGTGAAATATTTAAGGCTATATTGATATATTGCAAAATTTTTGAAATAAGAACCAGAAAGAAGTATTACTGGTTTCTTTAATATAGAACCTAGTATGCCTACATGTAACCTATCTGTGATTACAAGTGATGCATTTGAAATAAGATCAACAAAATGTGAAAAAGTTTCATTAACTGAGACATCCGAAACAACAGTTGGATATCCTATCTCACTAAACATTCTAGAAAGTTCCCTTGCTAAATCCTCCCGAGTATTAGTTAATTGTTCTTTATCAGTTCTGAATGCTAATAATATATGTTCTCTATTGAGAGGACCACCAAAGTCTTGAGCTGTTAAGTAAAACGCAGTGTCATCACTATGTGCCACGTGAACGAACTCAGGAAGATTAAATCTACGGAGATGTTTGTAACTAAACATTTCTCTCGCGAAAAGATAAACCTTTGTCTGTGATTTAAAGAAAATGTCGGGGGGGTAAGTTCTGTAAAAATAGTAGGTTTGAGGAGCAACTACTATTGGAACTCTCTGAGTTCTAATTAAATGCTTAACAATTCGAATGGATCTAAACCAAATATCATTAAAATTCGCACCTCCATGAATAATTATTAACTCAATATCTTTTGGAACACGGATAGGCTCAAAGGGTAGATAATATTTTTTGTATCCCCTTGGAAATATTAGTGATCTCGAATATATCCTTATAGGAAAATCCGCTGGAGACACTTCCAAATAACGAATAGATAAATCTTCAAGGAGCTTTCTCATACCCATATATATAAGTTTATCTCCATTGTTTCCACCTGGCTGAATCAATAAGGCTTTTGAGCCCTCATACTCCCTTAGGAATTCCCTAAACTCACTTCCAAAAGTTCTAAGCGGCATATTTTCCATGTCTATGATGGAGAGAGCAACCTTATACAAGAAATTTGATAAGTTCATTTAAACGCCCCCTTAGAGTTGTAATTGGATAATATCACCCTTCTTGATTCTTCCAAAGTTCTCAAAGGTGAATTTCATGGCCTTTAATATTACTTTTACGTTCTTGATCCTATCTCTGAGCTCTCCATGGAGTATCCCACCCAAAACCTGCTCCAGGATTTCCCCGATGTTCCACCATAGGAAAACTAAGATATTCAGTCTTGTATCGCCAAAGTGTTTGTACAGCATATAGAGGTTAACAACCCTCCTATGGGCCTCCAGATTAAACCCTAAAAGCCTCCCCGAAGGAGACTGATTATGGATGAGTTTTGCATCAGGCAAAAGCCAAAGGGAACCTTCCCCATATTTTTTGTAAACTCGGAAGGAGAAGTCAACATCCTCAGAATAGCTGTATTTCAGCAATCTCCAGTCAAAATCCATGCTCTCAAGAACCTCCCGGCGATAGGCCATGTTACAACCTGAAAGCCACTGGGCAGGAGCACTCTTGAACATAGAAGGTTCAGGATAAGTCGGAACAAACGATCTCTGTACCGCTGGCACTTCAGTTTTATGGGGTCGCAGGAATACCATGTTCATTAGCTGATAGATCTTTGAAAGTTTAGTTTGATTGATTATTAAGCCAGTGACTCCCTTCACGTGGGAATTATCACTAAAGAACTTAACTATCCTCTCCAGATAATCGGGGCTGAGAATAACATCATCATCCAAGAAGACAACTGTTCTGCCCTTAACTAATTTCTTTGCTTTGTTTCTTGATCTTGCGAGAGATCGAAACTTGGAGGGGCTCCGGATATACTTTACAGGATAACAAAATCTCTGAGCTTTTATTATCCTGCGAAGTTCATCTGTGGGAGATTCATCAAAAATTATGACTTCATCTGGAGGGAGAGTCTGGTTATTTAAGGACTCCAAAGTTTTAATTATATCTTCATATCTTTTATACGTGGGTATCACCACGGACACTTCCTTAGAAGACATATTCTCTGTACACCCCTAAAATTTTCTTAGATATGTTCTCCCACATAAACTGCTCCGCATACTTCCTTATCTTTTCTCTGTCCCACTCCTTATCGAGGGTTATTAAAATTTTTTCTGCTAAGCACTCTGGATCTTTTGGTGGGCAGAGCAAGCCATAGTCATCCGATATTATTATCTCTGGTACTCCTCCAACAGTAGTGCCAATGAATGGCAAACCAACCCCAAGGGCTTCAAACATTACTGTGGGATTACCCTCACTAAGGCTTGGCAATACAAATAAATCAGCGGCATTCATCCAGAGGGGTATTTCGTTGTGGGGTCTGGTCCCAGCAAGAACTACATAATCTTGAACATTTAACTCGTGAATTAGGCTCTCTATTTTCGGCTTCAGCTTACCATCACCAACTAACACAAGAAGTACATCATTCCGCTTTTGCAAGACCTTTGAAAAGGCTTTTATTAAGAATTCATGCCCCTTGACAGGAGAGTACATCTGAGCCACATTTAAGATAATCTTCTTGCCTTTCGGTAAGCCAAGGATCTCACGGGCAGCGTTCTTGGACATAAGTCTAAAGTTTTCTCCATTAAATCCATTGGGGATGTAAAAAACAGGAGTTTTTCCATTGGCAGCCTGAGAAATTAGCCCAATATCTCCCTTTCTAACTCGGATTATTGCATCAGCTTTCTGCCATACATTGAATATAAAGCTATCTCTTTTTTCGAGGTATTTTCTCAAAGTTTGAGAAGTATGTTCAGTAATAACCACAGGAACACCAAACTTCTCTTTCAACTTAACGGCAACAGCTCCAGAAGGCCAAGAATAATGAGCATGAATCACATCAAACTCCAAACCCTCTTTCTCAATGACCCTTAATATCGACTTTACCTCAGACTTTATCCATAAGTATCTCAAAAAGCCCTTAGGTGGAAAATTAACATAAGTTGGGAAGTATACTTTTACATTATCCCCAATACTATAATCTTTAAAGTTCACATTACTTCTCAATCGTCTCCACACGGAGACCGGAGAAATCACGTAAATTTCATCTAGATACTTTGAGAGGGCTTTAACTTGCTCCTTTACAAATATGTTCCCAATATATCTATTAGTCTCGTCTGGGAATGTTGGAACTAACACCAGCAATTTCATAGTTTATCCCTCTCATTAATTCTTGCCTTGTAGAGACACCATCTTGCAAGTAAACCCAAGGCATTTGACACATTACAGTGCTCCCCGAGTTCTTGAGCTAATGGCTCGACAATCAAACAGTAATTGTTTATGTCTTTCCATCTCCTTCTTGCTATGAAATCTTGTATTTTATATGGAAGGTATTTCTTTGCGAAGTACCTAATTTTAGATATGTAGGGTTTATATTCTCCATGTGTTATAAAATCAACACCCAATGGTCTGAATATATCACTTAACAATATGTCATCATACAGAATCTTGTTAGTTTTATATTTTAAAGGAACTCGTCTAAAAAATTCAACCAATTCTCTGTCCCATAAAGGAATTGCATGCTTGTATCCGAAAAATTCATACACACGATTTGAATTCACGATATACTTTGATTGCCTCTCTTTCATATTCCAATTGTCATCTAAAGAATATGGTAGTATCTTTTTGCCTTTAAACATGTTGGTGTACTTCTGTAGCTTTTTTACAATGACATCATTTTGATCAAGATATGAATTGTGTTCATAATGTTTAACAAAGATTATATCAACAACATCCTTCACTGTTTTGGGAATTGGCAGTTTTCTTAAATGGCTTCCTCCAAGGAAATCTCCACTATGCCCGGGTACTATCACTGAATCCCTAGGTATTGCTTTGTTTTCGCTAAGATATTTAATTGCAAAGAAATCCTGAAGATGAATCGTGGACACAAAATTGAAAGCATATTTAAAAAATTCTTCAAATTCACGACTTCTGAGAACACTTTCATCAATTATAGCATTGTTGTACTCCACAAAATGCCATTCACATCCCAATTTCTTAGAAACTTCTTTAGCAACACTAACTTCGGGACTATCTCTTCTTCCATATGTGTAACATATAACATCAACTCCTCTTTGTTTAAGCGATGTGACAATGAACCTAGAATCATAGCCGCCACTAAGAGGAACAACAACCGATCGGTCTCCCACAAACAATAAAAGCCTGTCAATAATATTATTCAAAACTTTCCTCAAGTTACTCTTTAAGGTCTGGTAATCCTCTTGAAAGATGTCCCCTGAGGATACAGTATAAAGATGATAAAATTGGGACTTGACGTGTCCATCTAAGGTTATATAAACTATCTCACCTGCCTGAACTTGGTACAGACCATCTAAAAGCGTATCTCTCCCCGTAACATACAAACCCCTTAAAAACTCAATAACCGAATCATATCTCGGAGTTAGTTGCAAGATATCTCTCAAGTAAAATGCATCATCTGACACAACAATCCCACTTTTATCTGAAACATGGTAAAAAATTGGAAAGGTTCTTGTAATGTCACCTGCTAGAAGAACACCATCTTCAAGTGTAATAATCATTGAGAATACCCCAAACGCATTTTTCAATAACTCAACAAGTTCAGTATAGTCATTGATGCCCATAATAAGTTCAATTAGATTTTTACCTTCATAAACTTCGTTTCCAAAAATTAAATACCCCTTAACATAAACACCATTTTTATTATACCATCTAAATCCATAATTATACCTCAAAAAAATTTTAACATCATCCACTGTTTATCCCCCCTTGGTAGGTAACAATCTTCCCAACGCAACAGTCTCTTTTAAGGTTTGATACAAACGTTTTAAGTTTTTTCTCGTATTGATACTGCCAGAGATATACAGCAAGGCAAGTTAAATTGTCACCGAGGCGTTTTCTGAAGAACTCAACGGGCAGGTGGAAGAACCTCGGGTAGTAAACTCTAACGTTGTCGTGCTCATAATCACGGAGGTTCCTGTTAGAGCCATAAGGTTGGGGGGAGATTACATAGATCTCATTAAAATACCTGGCAAGATATCTGACCTGCTTCTTAACAAAAATCCCGCCGTAGTGCCGGTTGTCCTCATCGGGATACGAATTTGTCAGGATTAGGAGATTTTTATCCTCGAAGCCTTCTCGGAACTCATCGTTTTTGTTATTTGTATCCTCAAGATCACTCACAATAGACCCTCCTCAATGTGCTTCTGTTCCTATCCCAATTCCACTTATCCCTAAGACGTGATGGTGGCTTTACTTTTATTATTTTCTCCAAAGCATTCGCCATATCTTCCGTTGAGAGATTAGATGAAACCCCACACCGGTACAAAACTACGAAATCCTCCATCAAGGTGTCCCGATTCACTATCACAGGAATCCCCATCACAATGCTCTCAAACATCTTGACCGCGAGCGCCCGCTTGATGTTATCCGTAGGAGGGTACATTGAATAGACAGCATCGCAGAGGGTGTAATACTTGAAGACATTATGATAGGGAACCTCATCGATGAACTCAACATCAACGTTGGGATACCTCTCAGTTAGAAGGTTAGCAATCTTACCCTTGGAAGCCCCCGAGCCAACAAAGAGCAATTTCAATCTTCTGTCCCTCCGAGCAACCTCAAAGAGCGGAATAAAGCTTGAAACACTTCGTATTGTCCCAATGTATCCCACTGTAAACTTTTCTCCACGTTCCCGTTTAATCAGAGGAAAGAATTCAAGCTCAGGAGTGTTCCAGACCACATAAACTTTGTCAGGCACAACTCCCCTGTTTACAAGGAACTCTTTAACACCCTTATGACGTCCCCCTAAGGATCTGGTTACCGTTATCACAGAATCGGCCAGCTTAGCGTGGATGATCTCAAGCGAAAGGATTAACCTCTGCAAGAAGTTCAAGGTTTTCTTTTCCCTAAGCAATGAAATCCTAGAATGATACAGATCGTGGATGTCATAAATGAACTTTACTCCAAGAAGACGGGACAAAAAGAAGGCCAGCGGTGCGGTATCAAAATCGTTCGCATGTATAGCATAAAGTCCATCCTTATTTTTTACCACGTACAACACGGCTTTTAGATAAAACAAGGGAAGCTTAATGAAAAAGTCAAAAAAGGACGCATATTTGGATGCGATCGGGATTCTGCAAACCCTCACCCCCTCCACAATCTCGAAAAGTTTATGATTTCTCTCCCTGTCCCACGCTACAACTGTCACATCAAAACCCAGCTCGATTAGAGTCTTGGCTTCTTTGTAAACGCGAGGATCAGGCTTAAAAGGGTTCGTAAGCAACATGAACACTTTTTTCCCATCCATTACCATCACCTTTTTATTGAACGCCCCTCATCTACCGTAATGGAGGGGGTATAATGAAGGTTTCGGTCATCGGTTCAGGCTACGTCGGCCTCGTAACTGGGATGGGCTTTGTCAAGCTGGGGAATGAAGTTATCTTCGTGGACGTTGATGAGAGAAAAATCAAGATGATAAACAATGCCCAACCACCAATTTATGAGGAAGGCCTCGAGGAACTTATGAGGGAATTCAAAGGAAAGTACCGCGCAACCAAGGATTACCGCAATGCAATTCTGAACTCAGAGGTTACGTTCATCGCCGTTGGAACGCCATCGAGAGAAGACGGATCTATTGATTTAACCTACGTCGAGCAGGCTTCGAGGGAAATTGGAAAAGTCCTCCGCGAGAAGAAAGACTATCATGTTGTAGTCGTCAAGAGTACTGTTCTCCCCGGGACAACCGAGAACGTCGTCAAGCCTATAATCGAGGAAGAGTCAGGTAAAAAGGCATTCAAGGATTTTGGGCTCGCAATGAACCCGGAGTTCCTGCGCGAGGGAGTTGCTTTAAATGACTTTCTGAATCCGGACAGGATTGTAATTGGAGTTCGGGATGAGAGAACAAAGAAGGTTCTAGAAGAGCTATACAAGCCCATCGATGCCCCCAAGCTTTTCACGGACATTAAAACTGCTGAAATGATTAAGTACGCTTCCAATGCCTTTCTCGCGACAAAAATCAGCTTTGCCAACGAGATCGGGAACATTTGCAAGAAGCTCGGCATTGACTCGTGGAAGGTATTTGAGGGGGTTGGCCTAGACCACAGAATTAGTCCGCACTTTTTCAGGACGGGCATTGGATGGGGCGGCTCCTGCTTCCCGAAGGACGTTAAAGCACTCATCAGGAAGGCGGAAGAAATCGGAGAAGACCCGATTATTCTCAAGGCCGTTGTTGAAGTCAACGAGAAACAGCCGCTGAAGCTGATCGAGCTCCTTAAAAAGCACGTCCCGGAGCTTAGGGATAAAAGGATTGGGGTCCTCGGGCTGGCGTTCAAGCCGAATACGGATGATGTCAGGGAGACGAGGGCGTACATCATAGTCAAAAAACTGCTTGAGGAGGGAGCGAAGGTTCTCGCCTACGACCCGAAGGCGATGGAGAACTTCAGACGATTTTATCCTGACGTTGGAGAGCAGATAGAGTACGCGAGCTCTGGAAAGGAGGTTCTCGGAAGAAGCGATGCAGTTCTTATCGTAACGGAGTGGCCCGAGTTTGAGGAGCTGGATTACTCTGGAAAAATCGTGATTGACGGCAGGCGCGTGAGAAAGGCCGAGGAAACCGCCGAGATCTACGAGGGGGTGTGCTGGTGAGGGTTAGGAAGGCAGTAATACCAGCAGCTGGCCTCGGTACGAGAATGCTACCCATAACCAAGTCGATGCCCAAGGAAATGCTGCCGATAGTTGACAAACCTGTCATCCACTACGTTGTTGAAGAGGCAATCAAAGCCGGAATCGACGACATTCTCATCATAACCGGAAAGGGAAAGCGTGCCATAGAGGACTACTTCGACAGAAGCTTCGAGCTGGAGTTCTATCTCCGGGAAAAGGGAAAGTTCGAAGAGCTGAAGCAGATAGAGGAAATTGGCGAGATGGTTGATATCTACTACGTCCGCCAGAAGAAGCCCCTAGGTCTTGGTGATGCGATACTCCACGCAGAAAAACACGTGAACGGAGAGCCCTTTGCTGTCCTCCTTGGAGACGACATCATAGTAAGCGAAAAGCCCGGGATAAAGCAGCTCATCGAGATAGCCGAGCGGAGAGAAGCTCCAGTAATAGGAGTGGAGCGCGTTCCCTGGGAACTTGTAAGCCGGTACGGAATCGTGGACGGGGAACCCTTGGGCGATGGAGTTTACCAAGTGAAACACCTCGTGGAGAAGCCCTCCCCCCAAGAGGCCCCGAGCAACGTTGCAATAATCGGGAGGTACGTCCTGACACCTGAGGTATTCGACGCCCTGAGAGAAACTCCTCCGGGGAGGGGTGGCGAGTTACAGCTCACGGACGCCCTCCAGGAACTTCTATCTAGCCAGAACATCTTCGCTAAGGAGATAAAAGGCGAGAGATATGACGTTGGAAGTAAGCTTGGGTTCGTCATAGCGAACATTGAACTGAGCCTAAAGAGAGGGGAACTGAGAGAGGAGTTGCTAACCTTCCTCAAAAATCTCCTAAGGGAGGTCTCAGATGAGTAGGCCAACGGTCTCTGTCATCATACCAACGTACAACAGGGCAAACCTGCTCAGAAGGGCTATAACCAGCGTTCTCAATCAGACATTCAGGGATTTCGAACTGATAGTGGTCGACGATGCATCTCCAGACAACACACCGGAAGTCGTTGAGAGCATAAACGATGGAAGAATCCGGTATGTGCGCCTCAAAAAGAACTCTGGCGGCCCGGTTGCCAGGAACACAGGAATAAAAAAAGCCAGAGGAAAGTTCATAGCCCTCCTGGACGACGATGACGAGTGGCTCCCCCACAGGCTTGAGACCCAAGTCAGGAAGTTCGAGACTTTAGAACAGAACATTGGAGTCGTATACGGAGGATTCTACTACGTATCCCAACAGGATGGTAGGATACTCGGAAAGAGACTACCTGCGTATAAGGGAAATGTGTACGATAAACTCCTCAGGGAGAATTTCATTGGCAGTCCAAC
Encoded proteins:
- the mfnA gene encoding tyrosine decarboxylase MfnA — translated: MFPERGTDEEEVLEELRRKTREDLTFDSGKILGSMCTYPHPFAVKIITEFIDRNLGDPGLHIGSRKVEEEAVEMLSNLLGLKKGYGHIVSGGTEANILAVRAFRNLAGVEKPELILPKSAHFSFIKAGEMLGVKLIWAELNEDYTVNVRDVEEKITDNTIGIVGIAGTTGLGVVDDIPALSDLALDYGLPLHVDAAFGGFVIPFAKALGYDIPDFDFRLKGVKSITIDPHKMGMVPIPAGGIIFRERKYIDAISILAPYLAGGRIWQATITGTRPGANALAVWAMIKHLGFEGYKEIVRKAMELSQWFAGELKKIPGVYLIREPVLNIVSFGTENLERVEEELKRRGWGISAHRGYIRIVMMPHVRREHLEEFLRDLEEIVRG
- a CDS encoding TasA family protein — translated: MKRYIIVGVAALLVFLAGMHLGVSYFSDVAKSSGNEISTGDFDIGISKDGKRFYDDYKLFSFGNLAPGESRTVTFAIKNRGDYPLSRIVLTFNVTDREDGKLSKAESLVDSTPDVGELSKHLIVKSFVVSDGSKEWSVDSAAGKTLAEINGTPIEIFTGKLPQNGVLTVNMTLELSPSAGNDCLADSVDVDMSLLAEQQA
- a CDS encoding flippase; translated protein: MGEVNTALQKIARGAGITITGTALSLVMGFVSRALIARGVSLSDYGLFNLTITILTLTLTVAALGIPNAMPRQIPYYLTKKREKFHDLISTAMSIVLMSGLLTAGILFIFSGVISKVFTDPGVSWTLKIIAASAPFTLLTSYLISSTLGLGRVRERFYYQQILRPGLWLVGVSILYLVGFTLTSLLYLWVVSSVITFFILFIDVRRLGIIKIQPSINPEVAKELILFSIPLMLSGILWTFMTKMDTLMVGHYLPSSEVGLYNAAVPLANLLSLGLAAIETLYVPMATPLFARGSMEELTRLYQVVTKWILLGTLPFFAVLFVFPETSLWLVFGSKYLTASLTLQILAIGFMFHSALGPNGLTLTVIGNTGFLTVSNVLAVISDFLLNILLIPRWGIEGAAVATATAYLVANIAKSCKLYSETGIHPFSRAYTKSLILGAGLIALLKVLVVMLKMDNVWGMVVLLGISAGLYAILLLVFRVIEKEDIDLILAVERKFGVNLKLIRLILERLGYSN
- a CDS encoding polysaccharide pyruvyl transferase family protein encodes the protein MNLSNFLYKVALSIIDMENMPLRTFGSEFREFLREYEGSKALLIQPGGNNGDKLIYMGMRKLLEDLSIRYLEVSPADFPIRIYSRSLIFPRGYKKYYLPFEPIRVPKDIELIIIHGGANFNDIWFRSIRIVKHLIRTQRVPIVVAPQTYYFYRTYPPDIFFKSQTKVYLFAREMFSYKHLRRFNLPEFVHVAHSDDTAFYLTAQDFGGPLNREHILLAFRTDKEQLTNTREDLARELSRMFSEIGYPTVVSDVSVNETFSHFVDLISNASLVITDRLHVGILGSILKKPVILLSGSYFKNFAIYQYSLKYFTATKFINK
- a CDS encoding glycosyltransferase family 2 protein — translated: MIPTYKRYEDIIKTLESLNNQTLPPDEVIIFDESPTDELRRIIKAQRFCYPVKYIRSPSKFRSLARSRNKAKKLVKGRTVVFLDDDVILSPDYLERIVKFFSDNSHVKGVTGLIINQTKLSKIYQLMNMVFLRPHKTEVPAVQRSFVPTYPEPSMFKSAPAQWLSGCNMAYRREVLESMDFDWRLLKYSYSEDVDFSFRVYKKYGEGSLWLLPDAKLIHNQSPSGRLLGFNLEAHRRVVNLYMLYKHFGDTRLNILVFLWWNIGEILEQVLGGILHGELRDRIKNVKVILKAMKFTFENFGRIKKGDIIQLQL
- a CDS encoding glycosyltransferase family 4 protein, with amino-acid sequence MKLLVLVPTFPDETNRYIGNIFVKEQVKALSKYLDEIYVISPVSVWRRLRSNVNFKDYSIGDNVKVYFPTYVNFPPKGFLRYLWIKSEVKSILRVIEKEGLEFDVIHAHYSWPSGAVAVKLKEKFGVPVVITEHTSQTLRKYLEKRDSFIFNVWQKADAIIRVRKGDIGLISQAANGKTPVFYIPNGFNGENFRLMSKNAAREILGLPKGKKIILNVAQMYSPVKGHEFLIKAFSKVLQKRNDVLLVLVGDGKLKPKIESLIHELNVQDYVVLAGTRPHNEIPLWMNAADLFVLPSLSEGNPTVMFEALGVGLPFIGTTVGGVPEIIISDDYGLLCPPKDPECLAEKILITLDKEWDREKIRKYAEQFMWENISKKILGVYREYVF